The sequence below is a genomic window from Uranotaenia lowii strain MFRU-FL chromosome 2, ASM2978415v1, whole genome shotgun sequence.
TTTAAAGAATTGCTAATTTAAAAACTGATATCGAAGTACCCCCTAGAAACCCCGACTATTACGGCCCCTTTTCCTACTGACCTAGTTAAACGAATACTACAATCGGCTTATTTAAACTTTGTtaaagtaaaaggcctttaataaactagttgtaaatttaaataaagattaCTCATAGCGAAAGAAAGCGCAAAAAGTTAACTCTTCGATTCCATCGCCAACTAGGTATAAGTCCTAAAATTTTATCCATTCGACAGGTATGTTCCAGCGTGATGATCTTTCTGGCCTGGTAACGCCCATCCAAAATGTGCCACTACCTCTGATCGACCCTCCGGAAGCGCATCAAGGCATCTGGGGTGGGGAAGCCATCATCAAAGGCTTCCAGAAGCGGAACCAATACAAGCGACGGGTTCCACACTTTTGGGTTCCGGTGCTGCGACGGTCTGTCGTTCACAGCCAAGTCCTGAACCAGTACATGGCAGTAACGGTTACGGATCGTACCTTGGATTTGATTCACGACAACCACGGGTTCGATCATTACCTCCTGAAAACTCCAGCCTGTGACCTTCGATCGATGTTAGCTATCAAGctaaagaaaaagattttagtAGATTTGCTGTCCGGATGCCCCAAGCATTCCGGTAactctgaaaaacaaaaaactatcCTCAAAGAATTCGCTTGCTACATGTCCCAGTACACCCCGGAAGAAATCGACTGGTACGGTTTAACGTACAATGAGGCAATcgctaaaataaaaatcgaagtCGAATCCAAGAATGATAAACGGCCACACAAAGTTATTTTTCGCCAAAAACTCATCGAACAGTTGAAGGAAGCCGGCATACGGGAAGCGCAGGGAAATTCGGATGAGATCAGAACAATCGACGACTCCGAAACGGCATCGTCCTGGCTATCGAAGCTAAGCTTCAAACCGAAGAACTGGTAGAAGGCAAAAATTTTCTGTTCCGAACCATGTTTTCGTTTAGTCATCGATTGCAAACAAATAGACACAACTGTTGAATAGTAATTGAAGTTAACACTTTTTCTGGATGAAAGAAAACCTGTCCCTTTTTCTCCGATTACTGAACGTTGCGACACCCGTTGTGAAACGAACGTTGAAAAACTGACTCAGAatgtggttgaaattttttatttctcagaTCCGTATTTCCTATAcattcttttgaaatttaaatcagtGTTAAAATACGTGTTGATAGTTTAAACTGTTTCAAAAAACGTTCGTATTacggcgcgttcgtaaattgattttttgggtgatgcatcgaattgtttggtagatgtcatatcaccttccaatgcttttgcatattggttgtttaatttacgaacgccagcatcgatagaaaaaatcacttcgatagaaaaaatcaatttacgaacacgccgttagaTCTCCGACTTGGGACCAGAAACATGAAACATAAGGCACGAGACAAAAATgtgttaatttccaaaaaaaggtgtttaaaaactTGAGTTAAATGCGTAAACCCGTGCTCCCGAGGAATTCgctgaaaattttcacttttaaaactttttatcatagaaagattcttgctcttcaagatcggtacaaaaaaaaattggattttggaGTAATCTATCTATaggtaaggtacaccggggtaagtggggacggtttttcatatagttcaactttcaaaaatcattaaaaaatcagcagtgggtcTGTTTTGATAAAATGGCGTTCAATGgcatgcagaacatgttgttcacaaatgctgaagagatgagcttgatagacgcaaagcgaaaaaagttatcacgtaaattgttatggacggctggtgtcttcacttaccccgctttatggggtaagtggggacggtagattttccctttgattactcaggaaattttcaacaaatttgtgtttttttggtttaatacgttactttattgctcgaaccgtccgaaattttgaaaaaaaaatcatggtacctactattaataaggcatctttcaaagattattgtgtgtaatccgatattatcgaaaatataaacttattttaagaaaaccaagtacttttcccaacttttcatgatctgaatgctaaataatgctaaattgtattgaatgaaggtgagaaaattgaaaaaatgtgtaaacatcaagtatgtataaagccgtccccacttaccccaggtagggtttggagacacaattttagatttttgcaaataaaccctttttcgcaatttttaatCGTCGTTTCTTCTCCTAACTGGGTGTTCCGAATGtcaggattgtttcaatgtagagtttttcgtcaagagccagctagtttacgagaaattggctattgaaaaagatgcacatcaactccacatcgtagttaaaaatagaaaatttacaaaaagtcaccgtaaacatccgcaactgtcggaaccgtatctcttttacagttattggatagattacaagtaaatttaacattctgcattaaaagttaaatagttcacagtattgttttaatagccaccgtccccacttaccctgcgtccccacttaccccggtgtaccttatatataaaaatgaatatttctctgtctgtctgttccctgtagactcgaaaactactgaaccgatttgcttgaaacttggcaggtgggtggTTTTTAGGCctgggaaggttcctattattctcaaagaaaagacaaatgtttaAACAGCTCAACTGCTTGAGCAACTtgtaccaaattttgcatgggagggtatttaaGAACGAGAAATGtattcgattttaaatttggcatggtagggtattagaatacgagaaatgtttctatgattatttcagaaccctcccttcttccagagCGAAATTAGGGAGGgagaaggggggcttccataccttttttattgcgtaacttgaaaactattcgatcaaatttggcttgaaagggtatttgggtacgagaaatggttctgaTGGATGATAATTGTGTTGGTTCTGATGATAATTTGGTACatcttccttcttccagtgaaGAAATAGATAAGTGGGAGGGGTTTCTCtaaaattttcagcataactggaaaactaatgaagcaaatggcaccaaattcaacatgggaaggtatttgaatacgataaatgtttctatgatattttttaagatattttgagaaccatCTGTTCTTCCAGTGAGAAAACTTCAAGGGGGagggtgctcccatacaattttcaacattaatCGGGAACTTATGCACTcactggaaccaaatttggaatgggaGGGTACTggagtacgaggaatgtttctatgaatatttggtactataCCTCTCCTCctagtgcacagtggtccaaaagggcaaaatgtggaaattttttcgtagcgcctctgtcttttatCTTATCTCTTACCTAAGtatcttcagaacatttgcttctttaaacatgcttcataacttgaaaacatcaaaattagTCAAAGTCtaccataaaaaaatttaaaattctaatttttttacttcaatagatagagctttactttataTTACAAAGTTTTAGAatacgtgaaaatatgaaactttttattattaacaatttctttatttgaaacggctcatacctttaatatgaaactttgttaaatacatcaaaactctatctcttttcagagcagagttataagggttttattttgaaagttatttgaatgttagttttttaacttaactatagttagatgaggatttacatgaataagatgttttgaacatttgttggggcattcaaatcacactttttgttcaaattctaGCGCGTTGAGACAAATGACAACAACACTAATTTGGGAAACCcgtgtgaaaaattgaaatttgatgcaCCTTAAATGCTGAGTTTATAATCGGAATGGAAATACATTGTACTGACCCAACTTAAGTATAagaaattataattcaaattcagcacaagaatttagatttcagattacgTCCCTTCGTTTGAGGGGATTCCAAAtagtcctaaaataaaatttaaattacagaCAAAAAACTATGTAATATAggagccgttcacataccacgtggaaaCTTAGGGGGGGAGTGGGGTGGGTGGTTATGCAAATGTCCACGCTTATCCACgaagaggggggtaggggtttgggtcatgtccacgtggacatacttacttccaaaacattttctaaacgtgaataaatataaagatgtttaaatcaaaatcttaaaattgcaaagctttttagtttaagtttaaaaaattacccagcaaacatttatgaaggtataacgcagaaaaaacagaattattcaaaccaatataccagatgaaaagattgtattaaacttaccaaagaagcatatagctacaaaagtggaggcgatatatctacaatgacaagattcgattttccaacaaaaagcaaaataaacgaaataaaaaaaatcctcgaccgagatttgaactccagtcctccgagttcgcagtccggtattttaccacgatgccaacttaTCAGTTGATTTGacccacgctatagctctatagatgagattttctttttacgaaccggtcataGGAAGAAACCGGAGAAAGTTTCAATTGAAGGACCGttcatttatcgtaaatcagtttactcaaatcgtaaatttcgaataagcatattctcaactctttggagacatatttacgaattgactaaactgctatacgattcaacttttttttaggcAAAGCTTgttgtaaatgaatgatagaaaatcacttagtaccaacgtgtttacgatagttattgaaaatgtcttaatattcgatttggattatcatttctattacgatttcatgttagctgggttagtagccacttgaaaacaaatgataaacattcagaaatttaaaatttttaaaattattttatatcaggaaatgcttattttttttcaaaatcagccatttcaataacaaaagccaaaaagtagtgttttctaactgtcaaattagattttaaaaaaatttaaatatgtcCACGTCGACATCCGAGGTGGGGgagtaggggtttgccaaatgtccacacttgtccacggagggggagaaGTGGGtcgaaaatctaatttttctgtccacgtggtatctgaacggccctatagcagattttagattttaagatAACTTAgaaatcaatattatttgatCTCAAATTCTGACTTTTTCAGATGAAAAGTtctagttttgaattttttttcgaatttcgaaattGTATATCccgattccaattttttttcttttaattcttaataaatttatttacctttgactaaaaattgatgaaacaacGAAATTTTTTACCTTAAACCCTTTTCTATCTCCTTGATTGAATATTGCTAACGGGCCCTTCCCTACTAACCTAATGAAACGAATACATtcggcacatttaaactttgttGAAGTAAAAGGcctttgtaaataaaaaaaacgaaattttgaagtaagtagttttaattgtttaaactaGTTTATAACTTGAAATacgatttttacatttttttttataggtaGTTGCTTTTGctaattgtattttaaaaagaataaaaagagGAATTCTTCAATCTGCTACACAggttgttataaattttatttagattgGTTATTTTGGTTGTGTAATCttattacaaatatttcaatGGTTATATACATAATATCATCATATCATACACGCTTATAATCAAGAACATTCTCAATTAGTTTTTATGTTAGAACGCTCTTAGAGATTTACGATAGAACTTCACTGTTCCTAAGTTACCTGGCGTAAGCATTTTACTTGATAGACAAAACCTCACAAAGTGTCACACACAACCCCTAAAAAAAGGTAATTGAAACCTTACAATCAAACGCTGATGCAGAATCAAATATTTTCCCTGCCTACCGGAGATGAACAGGATTAGATTATTTGAAGCGCATAGGATCAGAGGTgtacaagtgatttttttttgtttaaacgtAGGTTAACAGCTCGTgcacatttttgtcagtttaaagcagaatttggaaattttttttggggaattctactttgtttgaaaatttcgttaaaaaacaCCAAACAAAAACTagacgatgtttttttcaattaatttcaatcaatatctttaaaatgaactaactttaaaaacaagagtttaagttagggttgccatccgtcccgcaaaagcgggacatgtcccgcttttttgttgaatgtcccgctgtcccgctttttgcttaaaatgtcccgctttttttcttggaaaaaatttacaaagttaactgactaacactggaaaaaattaaactatagtttcaatttgaattctgtgATGAACACACTGATTGATTTATGAGAATCTTCAGGCcacttataaaacttaaactTGGTCTTGTAGCCTGTTATAAAACCTGAAATGTTGCTTGGATTtcctcaaaataagcagcatttttcatagtttatataaggcaatactgaataactctaGAGCTCTAGCATTACAGTAAAATTCTGATTCAGTTTAGTGTTtttggagcacgttcaaccaatgtatgaaggaaatattgtttaagttgccTCCAAATAAATAATAGATTATAGAATTAAAGAGATTGATTTTTGCGCCGTTATCTTAGTTAAATTGCGTTATAttatacaccacctttttcgactcaattgtccaaagtatataaagatgaaatgtgatggtagttttcttgagttttcaaatttttaaacaaattaccaaacaaacttatttttaaacaagttacacaaaagttttttttacggtATCGAATCCACCGTTTTCATGTatgtacgacttgaaatattttctatcaaataacgtgttaaccctcatccgcattagggtgtcattttgacaccattgcaagtttgaaggcttgtaacttttttcagaagcttcaaaatacaaaaatttcttcggggaccctaaatgaattcaaaagttcttcaatattgcatctttactttttttatggacgaaccctggaagcctggacaaaaaaactc
It includes:
- the LOC129743694 gene encoding 39S ribosomal protein L28, mitochondrial-like — protein: MAHATSQGSNLLHGLRKSDKFTKGWGAQLPVAYKKFWDEWRNQQPAAVHYVPKDGMFQRDDLSGLVTPIQNVPLPLIDPPEAHQGIWGGEAIIKGFQKRNQYKRRVPHFWVPVLRRSVVHSQVLNQYMAVTVTDRTLDLIHDNHGFDHYLLKTPACDLRSMLAIKLKKKILVDLLSGCPKHSGNSEKQKTILKEFACYMSQYTPEEIDWYGLTYNEAIAKIKIEVESKNDKRPHKVIFRQKLIEQLKEAGIREAQGNSDEIRTIDDSETASSWLSKLSFKPKNW